TGAAGAGGTCCTTGACCACCCGGCGCGCCTTGCTGGTCATGCGGTTGAGCCGATAGTGGCGGTACATGTGGACGAACAGGAATTCCTTCAGGCCCCGGTCGTGCGCCCGCATGCGATCCGAGAAGGCGGCCACCGGAGCCTTGAGCCGGCGAACGTCGTCCGGCGAGCGGGGCGAGGCATCCCGAAGGCGGCGGGCGGTTTCGGCCAGCAGGTCTTCCACCATCACCCCGATCATGCGCCGCACCGATTCGTGAATCAGGCGGGATTCGTCCAGATCGGGGTAGGCTTGGCGCACCTCGGCGAAGACCGGCCCCGCCAGCGGCACGTCCCGCAGGTCATCGACGGTGAACAGGCCGGCCCGCAGGCCGTCGTCGATGTCGTGGTTATTGTAGGCGATGTCGTCGGCCAGGGCGGCGATCTGCGCCTCGGGGCCGGCGTAGGTATGGATTTCCAGGTCGTGGATGGGCAGGTACTCGGCGATGGCGCGCGGCGGCGCGCCCTTCAGGGGACCGTTGTGCTTGACCACCCCTTCCAGGGCTTCCCAGGTCAGGTTGAGGCCGTCGAACTCGGCATAGCGGGCCTCCAGGCGGGTGACGACCCGTAGCGACTGGGCGTTGTGATCGAAGCCGCCGAAGGGTTCCATCATCTCCTTCAGGGCGTCCTCGCCCGCATGTCCGAAGGGAGGATGGCCCAGGTCATGGGCGAGCGCCAGGGCTTCCGCCAGATCCTCGTTGAGCCGGAGCGCCCGGCAGACCGAACGGGCGATCTGCGAGACCTCCAGGGAATGGGTGAGGCGGGTGCGGAAGAAATCGCCTTCGTGGTTGACGAAGACCTGGGTCTTGTATTCCAGGCGGCGGAAGGCGGCCGAATGAATGATGCGGTCGCGGTCGCGCTGGAAACAGGTGCGCGTGGCGCTCTCCGGTTCCGGATACAGCCGACCGCGGCTGTCCTCGGGCCGGCAGGCATGGGGGGCGAGGGGGCTGGTGTCGATCATGCCCGGAAGGTAGCCCCGCCGGACCGGGGAGGCAACGGGGATTGGGGAGCCCCGCAAGGCTCCCCGTGATATCCCGTCAATTGGCCATCATCCGGCTTCCCGCTTGGCGGTCCTGCACCGCGTGGCGGACGGAGCGCTGCAGCTTCTCGAAGGCGCGGACCTCGATCTGGCGCACCCGTTCGCGCGAGATGCCGTAGCGCTGGCTGAGCAGTTCCAGTGTCGCCGGATATTCCTTCAGCCGCCGTTCCTCCAGGATGCCGCGCTCGCGTTCCGACAGGCCCGCCATGGCGCCCTGCAGGAGATGGTGGCGGTCGTCGGTTTCCTGGCGTTCGGACAGGCGGGTCTCCTGGTCGGGGGTGTCGTCGACCAGCCAATCCTGCCATTCGCCCTCGCCGTCTTCCCGCACCGCCATGTTCAAGGAATGGTCCGGGCTGGACAGCCGGCCGTTCATGCTGCGGACCTCGGCCTCGTGGACCCCCAGGCGCCGGGCGATCTCCTTGATTACTTCGGGCGACAGGTCGCCGTCTTCGATGGCCCGCATCTGGCCCTTCAGGCGCCGCAGATTGAAGAACAGCTTCTTCTGGGCGGCGGTGGTTCCCATCTTCACCAACGACCAGGAGTGCAGGATGTATTCCTGGATCGCCGCGCGGATCCACCACATGGCGTAGGTGGCCAGGCGGAAGCCCCGGTCGGGGTCGAAGCGGCGTACCGCCTGCATGATCCCGACATTGCCTTCCGAGATCAACTCGCCCACCGGCAGGCCGTAGCCGCGATAGCCCATGGCGATCTTGGCGACCAGGCGCAGATGACTGGTGACCAAGCGGTGGGCGGCGGCCTCGTCGCCGTTCTCGCGCCAACGACGCGCCAGATCCAGTTCCTCCTCAGGCTCGAGCATCGGAAATTTCCGAATGGCCTGGAGGTAGCGGGTCAGGTTGTTCTCGGGGGAAAGATCGAGATGGAAAGCCATGGCCGACATGACACGCACCCTCGCCTGAATTGCCAAGTCCTACGCGCGATCCCGTCTGAGACGATGGCACGGGATCACTCAGGACAGAGACATCATATCCGACTGTGGCGCTCAAGTATAGTGGCACCTAAAGTACTTCTAAAACACCTATTAACATAATGATATCACGTGGTAAAATGCTTTCAAACCTCAGGACTTTTTGGGTTTTTGGGTGCTCAAATCCAATCACAAGGGCGTGAAGAGCCTGACGCTTGAAATCGGCGACGATCCTACCGGTTTCCGGGAGCAGAGCTTTCAGTTTCTGGCGGCTATTGCCCCCATAGAGGGGATCGCCGATCACCGGATGGCCCAGGCTCGCCATATGAACCCTGATCTGGTGGGTACGCCCCGTCGCCAGCCGGCATTCCACCAGGGAGGCCGTGTCGCCGAAGGTCCTGAGCACCCGGTAGCGGGTGAGCGCCGGCTTGCCGCCCTTCGCCACCACGGCCATCTTCTTGCGGTTGCGGGGGCTGCGGCCGATGTTGCCGGCGATCTCGCCCTGGCGGGGCGACGGTACGCCCCAGACGACGGCGTGATAGACCCGCTCCAGGCTATGGACGGCAAACTGGGCGGCCAGGCCGCGGTGGGCCTGTTCGGTCTTGGCGACCACCATCAGGCCGCTGGTGTCCTTGTCGAGGCGATGGACGATGCCCGGCCGCTCCACGCCGCCGATACCCTTCAGGCTCTCGCCGCAATGGGCAAGCAAGGCGTTTACCAGGGTCTGGTCGGGATTGCCGGGAGCGGGGTGGACGACCAGACCGGCCGGCTTGTCGAGCACGATCAGTTCGTCGTCCTCGTAGACGATGGCCAGGTCCATGGCCTGGGCGGGCAGCCCGGCGGGCGTCGGCGCGGGAACCCGGATGCGGAAGCTCTGGGCCTCCTGGACGCGGTAGTCGGGATCGCGCAAGGCCACCCCCTGGCCGCAGCTGCAGCCGCCGAAGGTCACCCGGCCATCGAGGATGAGGGCCTTCAAGCGGGTGCGCGACAACTCGGGCAGGGCATCGGCCAAAAGCTTGTCCAGACGCCAGCCGGCCTTGTCGTCAGGCACCGCGACGGTATATGTGGGAGTGGAATCGTCGGTCATATCGGGTGAACCATGCAGGGATTGAAGGCCATCGTCGTCGGTTTGGGCATCGCCATCGTGCTGAGCATGGGAGCGCTCGCCTACGGACTTTACTACAAGTCCCAACATCCCGACTTCAAACTCTTCGCATCGTCGCCGACGGCGGAACGGCCGCACGAGGCGGACGGGCCTCCGGCTGCCCCGGCAGACGGCGCCCTGCCCTTCGGCGCCCTGCTCGCCCCCTTGCCGGCCGGTTGCGGCTTGGCCGAGATGCGGCCCCAGGGCGGCCGGCTCTACCTGCGCGGCGATTGCGGCGTGGTGGCGGTGGTGGACGTGGCGGCGGGCCGGCTGCTGGGTACCGTCGACACCCGGGCGAAATGATCGCCCTGCCGGCTTCCGTCCTGGCGGCCATCCGGGCCCAGGCCGAGGCGGCCTATCCTGAGGAATGCTGCGGCCTGCTGGTGGGAAGCGTCGAGGCGAACGGCCGGGTGGCGGTGGTCCGCCACGTGCCCAGCCCGAATCTGGCCGAAGGCGACCGGCGCCGTTCGTTCGAGGTTTCTCCGCAAGTCCGCTTCGATTTGATGCGGTCGCTGCGGGCGACCGGAGAAGCCTTGGTCGGCCATTACCATTCCCATCCCGACGGGCCGGCGGCACCGTCGGCGGCCGACCGCGTCATGGTCTGGGAACCGGAACTGGTCTGGCTGGTGGTGGCGGTGCGAGATGGCAAGGCGGGCATCCCGCAGGCCTATCGGCCCGACGCGAGCGAGGGATTCCGCCGCCTGGAACTGAAAACCGGCATTTAGGGTCGGGGCCCGGCTGGCAGGCCTACCGCCGTTTCCGCCGTTCCTCGACGATGGAATAGAGGGTACGTTCGGGGTTCTTCTTGCACTCCTCCTCGACCGTCTCGCCGACCAGTTCGACCCAGCTGTCGCTGTATTTGGCCTCGCCCTTGCGGCCGCTCAGGTAGCCGTCGATCCAGTAGACCAGCCACATGGTTTCCTCGATGCTCGGACGCTCGCCGCAGGTGATCTTGGTGACGTCCTGTTTTTCCGCCGCCTCAAGGGCAGTGGCCGCCAGCAGGCCGACGAGGATCAGGATGGCGCGCATGGGAACCCCCCTTGGAAATCGTGACGCCGCATTCTATGTCCCCCGGCCTAATGCGCAAGCCGCCTTGACGGGCGAAGAGCGAAGGGGCACCCTTCCCGTCATGAGCGAGAGCCGGGGGCCGGAACTGTCGGATTCGATCAAGCTGGACTGGCTGCGGCTGATCCGTAGCGAGAACGTCGGTCCGGTGACCTTTTTCCGGTTGCTCGAGCGCTTCGGCACGGCGGCGGCAGCCCTCAAGGCCCTGCCCGAACTGGCCCGGCGCGGCGGGCGCGCCGAACGCATCAAGGTCTGCAGCCCCGCCGACGCGAAAAAGGAATTCGAGGCCCTGATCGGGCTCGGTGGATGCTGGGTGGCGGCAGGAGAACAGGACTACCCGCCCCTGCTGGCCCAAGTCGAGGACCCGCCGCCCCTGCTGGCGGTGTTGGGTCATCCTCACCTATTGCGCAAGCGCGCGGTAGCGGTGGTGGGGTCGCGCAATGCCTCCCTGAACGGCTGCCGGCTGGCCCAGAGGATCGCCGCCGACCTTGGGCAGGGCGGGCTTCTCGTGGTCTCGGGCCTGGCGCGCGGCATCGACGCCGCCGCCCACGAAGGTGCCCTGGCGACGGGAACCGTGGGCGTAGTCGGCGGCGGAGTCGACGTGGTCTATCCCAAGGAGAACGCCAAGCTTTACGAACGCCTGGTCGCCGAAGGCGCCATCGTCGCCGAGGCCCCGGTCGGCACCCAGCCGTTGGCCAGCCACTTCCCGCGCCGCAACCGCATCATTTCCGGTATGGCGCGGGGTGTAGTGGTGGTGGAAGCCGGCAAGCGGTCGGGGTCCCTGATAACCGCCCGCATGGCCGGCGAACAGGGACGCGAGGTCTTCGCCGTGCCCGGCTCGCCGCTCGATCCGCGTAGCGCCGGAACCAACGACTTGATCCGCCAGGGCGCCGTGCTGACCGAATCCGCGGAAGACGTTCTGGCCGCCCTGAAGCCCTTGATGGCGACCCCGCTGAAGGAACGTAAGCGTATGGAGGTACGGGACCTTTTCGCCAAACCGCCGGCGGAGGCCGAAGTCGAATCGGCCCGCCGCCGAATCGAGTCCCTGTTGAATACGACCGCCATCGAGGTTGACGAAATCGTCGCCGCCTGCCAATTACCGGTGGCGGTGGTGCTGTCGGCGCTCCTCGAGTTGGAACTCGCGGGTCGTCTGGAGCGCCATCCCGGCAACCGGGTTTCAATCCTGCGCTCAGCCTGAACGGATTCCATGGACGTCGTCGTCGTCGAGTCGCCCGCCAAGGCGAAGACCATCAACAAGTATCTCGGTTCCGGCTTCACGGTGCTGGCGAGCTACGGCCATATCCGCGACCTGCCGTCCAAGGACGGCTCCGTGCGGCCCGACGAGGGCTTCGCCATGGACTGGGAGGTCGACGCCAAGGCCAAGAAACATATCGACGCCATCGCCCAGGCGGTGAAGGGGGCGGGCCGGCTGTTCCTCGCCACCGACCCCGACCGGGAAGGCGAGGCCATCTCCTGGCACGTGCGCGAGGTGCTGGCGCAGAAGAAGGCCTTGGGCGGCGTCGAGGTCAAGCGGGTGGTGTTCAACGAGATCACCAAGACCGCCATCCAGCATGCCTTCACCCAGCCGCGCGAGTTGGACACCCCTTTGGTGGAAGCCTATCTGGCCCGCCGGGCGCTGGACTACCTGGTCGGCTTCACGCTGTCGCCGGTGCTATGGCGCAAGCTGCCGGGCTCGCGGTCGGCCGGGCGGGTGCAGTCGGTGGCGTTGCGCCTGATCTGCGAGCGCGAGGCCGAGATCGAGGCCTTCAAGGCGCAGGAATACTGGACCGTCGCCGCCGACTTCGCCACCAAGGGCGGGGCGCGGTTGACCGCGCAACTGGTGGGGCTGAACGGCGAGAAGCTGGACAAGATGGCCCTGGGATCGCAAGCCCAAGCCATCGCCGCGGTCAAGGCCATCGAGGCGCGCGTCTTTTCGGTCGCCGCCATCGACCGCCGCAAGGCCAAGCGCCATCCGGCGCCGCCCTTCACCACCTCGACCCTGCAGCAGGAAGCGGCGCGCAAGCTGCGCTTTTCCGCCCGCCGGACCATGGACGTGGCGCAGAAGCTTTACGAGGGCGTCACCATCGGCGGCGAGACGGTAGGGCTCATCACCTACATGCGTACCGACGGCGTGCAGATGGCCGATGAGGCCATCCGGGCGGCCCGCGACCTGATCGGCCGCGACTTCGGCGCCCCCTATCTGCCGGCGGCGCCCCGCATCTACAAGACCAAGGCCAAGAACGCCCAGGAGGCCCACGAGGCCATCCGCCCCACCGACCTGATGCGCCGTCCCGACAGTCTGCAAAACTACCTGAGCGAGGAACAGCTCAAGCTCTACAGCCTGATCTGGAAGCGCACCGTGGCCAGCCAGATGGAATCGGCGATCCTCGACCAGGTGTCGGTGGACGTGGCTTCCGGCGACCGGGGCGCCTTGCTGCGCGCCACCGGCTCCGTGGTGGCCTTCGACGGCTATTTCCGGCTTTACCAGGAAGGCCGTGACGACGATGAGAGCGGGGATGAGGACAAGCTGCTGCCCGACCTCAAGGAAGGCGAGGCCCTGGACCGCCTGGGCATCCGCCCGGAACAGCATTTCACCCAGCCGCCGCCGCGCTTTTCCGAAGCCAGCTTGGTGAAGCGCCTGGAAGAACTGGGCATCGGCCGGCCGTCCACCTACGCCTCGATCATTTCCGTGCTGCAGGACCGCGACTACGTGCGCCTGGACAAGCAGCGCTTCATTCCCGAGGACCGGGGGCGCCTGGTCACCGCCTTCCTGACCAGCTTCTTCGGCCGCTACGTGGAATACGATTTCACCGCCCATCTGGAAGAGGAACTGGACGACATCTCCGGCGGGCGCATGGACTGGAAGGCGGTGCTCACCGAATTCTGGGCCATCTTCGCCAAGGCGGTGGAAGATACCCGCGAACTGCGCACCCGCGACGTGCTGGACGCGCTCGACCGGCTGCTGGGGCCGCACTTCTTCCACGAAGGCGAGGACGGAAGGGACCCGCGCGTCTGCCCGACCTGCGGCGGCGGAAGGCTCAGCTTGAAGCTTGGCAAGTACGGGGCCTTCATCGGCTGTTCCAACTATCCCGACTGCCGCTTCACCCGCCGCCTGGTGGTGGAAAAGGGCGAGACCGGCGAGGCGGGGGCCGACGGGGCTGGCGAAACGCCGGTCGAAGATGCCACCCGGGTGCTCGGCACCGACCCCGAGAGCGGCCTCGAAGTCACGGTCCGCAAGGGCCCCTACGGCCCCTATGTCCAGTTGGGGGAGGCCAAGCGCGCTCCCAAGGCCAAGGGCAAGAAGAAGGCGGAAGACACCAAGCCCAAGCGGGCCTCGCTGCCCAAGGGCATGGCGCCGGAAGCGATCGACCTGGAACGCGCCCTGGCCCTGCTGGCCCTGCCGCGCGACCTGGGCAAGCATCCGGAGGACGGCCAGACCATCAGCGCCGGCATCGGCCGCTTCGGCCCCTACATCCGCCACGGCCGCGTCTACGTGTCGCTGAAGGAACCGGACGACGTGCTGAGCATCGGCATGAACCGGGCCGTCGACCTGCTGGCCGGCGCCGGCCGGAAGAAGGAAGCCAAGGAACTGGGCAAGCATCCGGAAGACGGTGCCCCGGTCACCCTGCACGACGGCCGCTTCGGGCCTTACGTGCAGCACGGCAGCCTGCGTGCCACCCTGCCCAAGGGCACGGCGCCGGAATCCCTGTCTCTGGACGCCGCCCTCCCCATCCTGGCCGCCAAGGCCGCCAAGGGCCCCTCCACCGGCCGCCGCTTCTTCCGCAAGGGGGGAAAGGCGAAGGGGTAGTAGCCACTCCCGCTATAGGCCACAACCATGGCCCAAGCTGGCGGGCGGCGGCCTCGGTCTCCTGGGCGAAGGCGGTGCAGATGTCGATGGCGTCCAGCCAGACGAAGGGCCAGTCGCCCTCCAGGGGGCGGTTCAGGAACCCGATCATCTCGCGCAGCAGGTCCGCATCGGAGGCCTTTTCAACCAGCGCCTTCAGGGCGATGCCGTCGTCGGTCAGGTTGCCGTGTCGCAACTCCAACCTACCGGAGACGCGCGGGTATGCAACGTGATCGGAGGCCGCTCTAACCGTCAGGTGCCGGAACGGTTTCAAACCCCGCCACGCTGTAAGACGTTCGCCGACTTCCGCCAGGGTTGCGAACCAGAAGTCCTCGCGCCAGCAGATCGTTGATGTCGCGGTTGGCCGTGTCGACCGAGCACTTGCCGAGCGCTGCCCATTTGCGCGCCGTCAGGTTTCCCTCGAAACCGTCCATGAAGCGGTTGAGGATGGTCTTCTGGCGAGCCGTGAGAGATTCCTCCGCGAAGCGTTGCCATAACTCGGCCTTGTGCAGCACGGAACGGCTATTCTTTTCCGCCGCATCGATGGCCTCTCCGAAGCAGTCCACGAACCAGGAAAGCCAGGATGATATCTCGAGGCTTCCCTTCTGGGTCCGCTCCAGGACTTCGTAGTAGCGATTGCGCATCGATTGAATCCGAGCCGAGACGCTGTAGAAGCGTTGGCCGGTGCCCTCCATCTGGGCCAACGCCAGATCGGCGATGGCCCGCGCGATGCGGCCGTTGCCATCCTCGAAGGGATGAATGGTGACGAACCACAGATGAGCGATCCCGCTGCGCAAAAGTCCGTCCATCGGCGGGGGCTCGTTGAACCAAGCGAGAAAGCGCTTCATCTCGGTTTTAAGCCGCTTCGCCGGCGGCGCCTCGTAATGCACTTTCTGGCGACCCAGGGGACCGGACACCACTTGCATGGGACCATCCCTGTCGTTGCGCCAGTCACCAACGATAATCTTGCGCAAGCCCGAGCAGCCGGTGGGAAACAAGGCGGCATGCCATGCGAACAGGCGTTCCGCCGTCAACGGGTTGGCATGGTTGTGCATGGCATCCAGCATCATCTCGACCACACCATCGACCTTGCGGTCGGGTGGAGCGAGGCCCGCATCGGGCAAGCCGAGACGGCGCGCCACCGAGGAACGGACGCTGGCAGGGTCCAGTTTCTCGCCTTCGATCTCGGATGTCCGGATCACGTCCTCGACGGTCGCCCGGAATGAAGCCTCGCGCTGAAGGTCGAAACCGAGCTGCCGCATCCGGCCCAGTAGTCGACCCTGCTTGTGGCGGGCCTCGGCCAGCGGGGTCAACAGAGAATCGGCGTCCCAACGGAAGCGTGGCCAGTCGTCGTCCTGCCAGATGGACATGGAAGTTCTCCGCACGCAATGCGGTGAATTTAGTCCACTTCGCCGCAGCCGACAACCATTTTCTCCGCACGAATTGCGGCGAGATGGGCGGGCTTCGCCCCAAGCACGCTGGCCAGAGCGCTCGACCTGGGGGGATGTGGGATGGGGATACCCGCTTCGTCAGAAATACGTGGACTGCACCCCATCGCTGAGACAGCGGAAATCGGGACAGTTGTTGTCGGCCCGCCGCGCCGGTAGCCTATCGAACCAGCAGCACCGAGCAGTCCATGCGGGCCAGCAAATCCCCCGTCGCCTGGCCGGCCAGGAAGGGCAGGCCGGCTTCCAGCACCAACAGCGAGACATGGCGCCGCCGCGCCTCGCGGAACAGGTCCTCCAGCCCGGCATGGGGCATTTGTAGATAGGCGGGATGAAGGGCGCGTCCGGCCAGCCGTTCGGAGATATCCTCCTGCCAGACGGCGGCCAGGGCGAGACTGCGGGTGAGGAACACCACCTCCAGGTCGCCGCTTTCCTCGCCGGCTATCGCCAGAGCGATGGCGAGCGCCTTGTCGGCCTCGTCCGAGCCGTCGTAGGCCACCAGGACCGGTCCGCCCAAGGGCGCGCCCTGGCGCAACAGCAGGACCGGCCGACCGGCCGCCTCGGCGATATCGCGGGCGGCGGCGCTGGGTTGGGTTCGCCGCCCGCCCGCCGCCGCGCGCAGCAGAAGGTCGCCGCAGGCCCAGTCCACCACCACCAGGTCGGCTCCTTCGGAGGAGGCCAGGACCTCGGCGGTCAGGCGGCCGCGGCGGATCTCGAAGGATGTCTTGACCCGATGGCGTTCCGCCGCGCCTTCCAGCGCCGAGCGGGTGGTGGCGGCCTGCACCTTGAGGGCCCGGCGCAAGATGTCTTCGTCCAGAAGTTGGCGCCCGCCGGACAGCCGGCTCACCGACCCGGCCACCGGATGGCCGGCCAAGCGCAGCAAATCGCTGTCCTCGACGAACAGGGCGGCCAGTTCGGCCTCCAGGCGTCCGGCCAGCAGGGCCACGGCGTCCAGGGCGCCCAGGTTCTCGAAGGCAGGGTCGAAGACCACCAGGAAGCGCCGAAAGCGCGGCCCGTCCTCCCGATCCCGTCCCAGTCCGGGTGTCATGACGAGCGCTGGCCGTTGCCGTTCGCGGACTGCTGGCGCCCGCCACCCGCCTCCGAGGCCAGTTGCCGGGCTTTGCGGGTGAAGGCGGCCAAGCCGCCGGCGACCGCCCGGTTGACCGAGCCGATGGGATACTCGCCCTTGTCGTCGGGGGCGCCGGCCGGCAGGCCCGTGAGGATCTCGATGCCCTGGTCTACGGTTTCCACGGCGAAAAGGTGGAACTTGTCGGCGCGGACCGCATCGACTACGTCCTTCTTGAGCATCAGGTGCTTGACGTTGGCGGCGGGAATCAGCACGCCCTGGTCTCCGGTCAGGCCACGTGCCCGGCAGAGATCGAAGAATCCTTCCACCTTCTCATTGACGCCGCCGATGACCTGGACGCGGCCGTTCTGGTCGACAGAACCGGTGACGGCGAAGTTCTGTTTGATGGGAACTCCCGAGATAGCCGACAGAAGGGCGTAGAGTTCGGCCGACGACGCGCTGTCCCCGTCGATACCGCCGTAGGATTGCTCGAAAACCAGGCTAGCCGACAGCGATAGGGGCAACTCGCGGGCGTAGCGTGTCGAGAGGTAGGACGTGAGGATCAGCACGCCCTTGGTATGCAGAGGCCCGCCCAAGGCAACCTCGCGTTCGATGTCAAGAAGGTCTCCTCGCCCGATGCGCACCCGGCAACTGATGCGGGTCGGCTTGCCGAAGGAATAGCTGTCCAGCATCAGGACGGCCAGGCCATTGATCTCGCCAACCTTCTCGCCCTGAGTCTCGACCACCAGGGTGCCGCGGAGAATTTCCTCCTGCAGGCGCTCGCGGATGCGGTCGGAACGGTAGATCCAGGCGTCGATGGCCTGCTGCACGTGGGCCGCCTCGACCGTCTTGGCGCCTGCCTGGCCGGCCCAGAAGTCGGCCTCGCGCACCAAGTCGGCCACCGAAGCCATGTGGGTGGTCAGCTTTTCCGCGTCTTCGGCCAGGCGCGAGCCCTGTTCCACCACCCTGGCCACGGCGCCCCGGTCCAGCGGACGCAGGCCTTCCTTGGCGGCGATGGCGGCGATCAGGCTGGCGTACTGGAGGGCCGCTTCGGGACTGCGGTCCATCCGGGTATCGAAATCGGCCGCCACCTTGAACAGTTCGCCGAAGTCGGGGTCGTAGTGTCCGAGCAGGTAATAGAGCATGGGATCGCCCAGCAGGACGACCTTGACCTCCAGGGGGATGGGCTCGGGCTCCAAGGTCTGGGTGCTGGTCCAGCCGAGGGATTCGGCCGCCGATTCGATGCGCACCCGCCTGGACTGCAGGGCCCTCTTCAGGCTTTCGTAGGCAAACGGCTGCGCCAGCAGCTTGCGCACATCCAGGATCAGGTAGCCGCCGTTGGCCCGGTGCAGGGCGCCGGCCTTGATGAGGTTGAAGTCGGTGACCAGGGTGCCGAACTGGCTCAGGTGCTCGATGCGCCCCACCAGGTTGGGCTGGGTCGGATGGTCCTCCTCGACGATGGGGGCGCCTTGGGTGGCGCCGTTGTCCACCATCAGATTGACCTGATAGCGCCTGAGCGGGCCCGAACCGGCCAGGCCCGGCCGTTCCGGCCCGAAGACCGAAGGCTTGCCGTCCTTCTCCTGGGGCAGGAAGTCTCCCACATTGTCCACCACGTCGCGGCGGACCGCCTCCAGGTATTCCAGGACCTCCGGCACGTCTTCCCAGCGCTTCTTCAATTCGTCGATCAGATGGTCGACGGCAAAGGCCGTGACCTCGCGCACCAGGGCGCGGATCTGTTCGCGCTGTTCCTTTTCCCATTTCGGGGCCTCGGCCAGCATGCCTTCCAGTTCGGTCTGCAATCCTTCCAGGGCTGCCTTGCGTGCCGCCTTTTCCTTGTCGGGCAGTTCCTCGAATTCCTGGGGATTGAGGATTTCCCCGTCGCGCACCGGCGCCAGGGCCAGTCCGACGGGGGTGCGGATCAGGGCGACGTTCTGATCCTCGGCCCGCTGGCGGATGGCGCGCAGCCGGTCTTCGTGATTTTCCTTGAACTTTTCTTCGACCACGCCCTTGCGATTGCGGAATTCGTCGCTTTCGAAGGTGGCGGGAATGGCGGCGCCCAGGTCGTCGACCAGGCGGTCCATGTCCTCGCGCAAGGGCCGGCCACGACCGGACGGCAGCTTGAGAGCCAGGGGCTTATGCGAATCCTTGAAGTTGTTGACGTAGCACCAGTCGCCGGGGGCCGCGCGGGCCGCCGCCTCCTTGACCAGCGTGCGGCGCACCAGGCTGGCCTTGCCCAGGCCTTCCGGCCCGAGGGCGTAGAGGTTGAACCCGTCGTGGCGCATGCCGACGGCGAAGCGCACCGCCTGCACCGCCCGGTCCTGGCCGACCATTTCCTCCAAGGGTTTCAGGTCGGCGGTGGTCGCGAAGTCGAACAGCGCCGGGTCGCAGGGCGTGTAGAGCTTCTCGGCGGGCAAGGCGGCGGCGGACTTCTTCTTCATGCCTGTTCCTCGATGCGCTCCATGTCCTCGTCGCTGAAGCCGAAGTGGTGGCCGATCTCGTGGATCAGCACGTGGCGCACCAGGCGGGTCAGGTCCTCGCCGGTCTCGCACCAGTAATCCAGTACCGGGCGGCGGTAGAGAAAGATCATGTCCGGCTGGGTCGGCACGTCGCCGATGCTCTTGCGGTCGAGCGACTGGCCCTGATAGAGCCCCAGGATGTCGAAGGGACTTTCC
The sequence above is a segment of the Magnetospirillum sp. WYHS-4 genome. Coding sequences within it:
- a CDS encoding AAA family ATPase, which produces MKKKSAAALPAEKLYTPCDPALFDFATTADLKPLEEMVGQDRAVQAVRFAVGMRHDGFNLYALGPEGLGKASLVRRTLVKEAAARAAPGDWCYVNNFKDSHKPLALKLPSGRGRPLREDMDRLVDDLGAAIPATFESDEFRNRKGVVEEKFKENHEDRLRAIRQRAEDQNVALIRTPVGLALAPVRDGEILNPQEFEELPDKEKAARKAALEGLQTELEGMLAEAPKWEKEQREQIRALVREVTAFAVDHLIDELKKRWEDVPEVLEYLEAVRRDVVDNVGDFLPQEKDGKPSVFGPERPGLAGSGPLRRYQVNLMVDNGATQGAPIVEEDHPTQPNLVGRIEHLSQFGTLVTDFNLIKAGALHRANGGYLILDVRKLLAQPFAYESLKRALQSRRVRIESAAESLGWTSTQTLEPEPIPLEVKVVLLGDPMLYYLLGHYDPDFGELFKVAADFDTRMDRSPEAALQYASLIAAIAAKEGLRPLDRGAVARVVEQGSRLAEDAEKLTTHMASVADLVREADFWAGQAGAKTVEAAHVQQAIDAWIYRSDRIRERLQEEILRGTLVVETQGEKVGEINGLAVLMLDSYSFGKPTRISCRVRIGRGDLLDIEREVALGGPLHTKGVLILTSYLSTRYARELPLSLSASLVFEQSYGGIDGDSASSAELYALLSAISGVPIKQNFAVTGSVDQNGRVQVIGGVNEKVEGFFDLCRARGLTGDQGVLIPAANVKHLMLKKDVVDAVRADKFHLFAVETVDQGIEILTGLPAGAPDDKGEYPIGSVNRAVAGGLAAFTRKARQLASEAGGGRQQSANGNGQRSS
- a CDS encoding metallopeptidase family protein; this translates as MHTGHSVPPSLADLHRIAREAFATIPYELRRLASDIVIQIEEFPDEEVENEMDLESPFDILGLYQGQSLDRKSIGDVPTQPDMIFLYRRPVLDYWCETGEDLTRLVRHVLIHEIGHHFGFSDEDMERIEEQA
- the topA gene encoding type I DNA topoisomerase; this encodes MDVVVVESPAKAKTINKYLGSGFTVLASYGHIRDLPSKDGSVRPDEGFAMDWEVDAKAKKHIDAIAQAVKGAGRLFLATDPDREGEAISWHVREVLAQKKALGGVEVKRVVFNEITKTAIQHAFTQPRELDTPLVEAYLARRALDYLVGFTLSPVLWRKLPGSRSAGRVQSVALRLICEREAEIEAFKAQEYWTVAADFATKGGARLTAQLVGLNGEKLDKMALGSQAQAIAAVKAIEARVFSVAAIDRRKAKRHPAPPFTTSTLQQEAARKLRFSARRTMDVAQKLYEGVTIGGETVGLITYMRTDGVQMADEAIRAARDLIGRDFGAPYLPAAPRIYKTKAKNAQEAHEAIRPTDLMRRPDSLQNYLSEEQLKLYSLIWKRTVASQMESAILDQVSVDVASGDRGALLRATGSVVAFDGYFRLYQEGRDDDESGDEDKLLPDLKEGEALDRLGIRPEQHFTQPPPRFSEASLVKRLEELGIGRPSTYASIISVLQDRDYVRLDKQRFIPEDRGRLVTAFLTSFFGRYVEYDFTAHLEEELDDISGGRMDWKAVLTEFWAIFAKAVEDTRELRTRDVLDALDRLLGPHFFHEGEDGRDPRVCPTCGGGRLSLKLGKYGAFIGCSNYPDCRFTRRLVVEKGETGEAGADGAGETPVEDATRVLGTDPESGLEVTVRKGPYGPYVQLGEAKRAPKAKGKKKAEDTKPKRASLPKGMAPEAIDLERALALLALPRDLGKHPEDGQTISAGIGRFGPYIRHGRVYVSLKEPDDVLSIGMNRAVDLLAGAGRKKEAKELGKHPEDGAPVTLHDGRFGPYVQHGSLRATLPKGTAPESLSLDAALPILAAKAAKGPSTGRRFFRKGGKAKG
- a CDS encoding Fic family protein, whose product is MSIWQDDDWPRFRWDADSLLTPLAEARHKQGRLLGRMRQLGFDLQREASFRATVEDVIRTSEIEGEKLDPASVRSSVARRLGLPDAGLAPPDRKVDGVVEMMLDAMHNHANPLTAERLFAWHAALFPTGCSGLRKIIVGDWRNDRDGPMQVVSGPLGRQKVHYEAPPAKRLKTEMKRFLAWFNEPPPMDGLLRSGIAHLWFVTIHPFEDGNGRIARAIADLALAQMEGTGQRFYSVSARIQSMRNRYYEVLERTQKGSLEISSWLSWFVDCFGEAIDAAEKNSRSVLHKAELWQRFAEESLTARQKTILNRFMDGFEGNLTARKWAALGKCSVDTANRDINDLLARGLLVRNPGGSRRTSYSVAGFETVPAPDG